The genomic stretch AACAGCGGGCGATCATGAGCCCGGCCCGCCGGAAGGGGGGACGCCGGCGGCGGCCCGGAGCGCTGCTTCGCGGGCAGCCGCCTCGGCCGCCTTCTGTGCTTCGGCGCGTTCCCGGCGGGTGAACTCGGGCATGACCTCCCGGGCAAAGAGGCGGAGGCTGTTGAGCACCTGCTCCTGCGGGATGGTCTCGCCCGTGTTGATGAGGAAGACCATCCGGTCGACGCCCACCTCTTCCCACCACTTGAGTGCTTCGATGCAGGCCTTCGGGTCGCCGATGGGGGTGCCTTCACGCACCGGCCCGACCACATCGCCGGGGCGGTTGCGGAGCGGTGCGGCGCTCGCGTGGGCGTGGTAGGCGGGCGACGGGTAGATGCCGCCGACGCCGACGAGGTGCGCCGCCCGGACGCCGAACTGGAGCGCCGCCATGCCGCCGATCGCCTTCGCCCGGGCATCATCTTCGTCGCAGTACATGAAGGCGACGCCGTTAACCTGTTCGTTGACAGTTTCGCCAATGGGCTCGCAGGTGCGGACCGCGCGTCGGTAATCCCTCACCATCTGCTGGTAGTCGAGTGGTGCGCCGAGCGTGACGCCGAGCATGCCCATGCCCCGTTCGCCGGCCTGGACGGCGGTCTCGGGCGACTGGACAGCGACCCAGAGAGGCGGATGGGGTTTCTGGAGGGGCTTGGGGATGACGTTTCGCTGGGGCATTTTGAAGTGGCGGCCGTTCCAGGAAAAGTTGTCGGTCGTCCACATTTTCACGACGGCGCGGGTGCACTCGTCCCACATCTCTTTGGTGAGGTCGGGCTCGCAGCCGAAGGCCGCCAGCTCAGTCCAGGTAGCGGAGCGGCCGGTCCCGAATTCAAGGCGGCCGCCGCTGAGGAGGTCCAGGGTCGCAGCGCGCTCAGCCACGCGGGCCGGGTGGTTGATTGGCGGGAGCATGAGGGCGATGCCGTGCCCGAAGCGGATGTTCGTCGTCTTCGCCGCGCAGTACGAAAGAAAGACCTCGGGCGCGGAGGAGTGGGAGTACTCCTCGAGGAAGTGGTGTTCGACCTCCCAGACCTGGTCGAAGCCGAGCTGGTCGGCGAGCACGACCTGCTCCACCGCCTGCTGGAGGACGCGGTATTCCGAGCGGTCGTCCCAGGGCTTGAGGACAGAGTGTTCGTAGAAGATCCCGAATTTCATGGGGCACCCACCCGGCAAGGTCGTGAGCCGAAGGCTAACGATTCTGCTAGCATTCTGCCAGTCCGCGACGGGGGTGCCTGTGGCAAGGGTTCAGCTGGTCACCGACTCCGCGGCCTGCCTCGGGGACGAGGCCGCGGCGGAGCTGGGCATCGCGGTGGCGCGTGGAAGCTTCGCGTTCCAGGACGAGCGACATGTTGACGACGAGCGTGCATGGCGCGAGGCGTATGAGCACATCCGTGCAGGCGCCCGGCTGCCGCGGACGTTCGCGCCGCCCGAGGCGGCCTACCTCGAGGTATTTCGACCAGCCGCAGCGGCCGGGGCGTCAATTCTCTGCCTTGTGACCCCGTTCGATGTGAGCCCGAGCTTCACGACGGCCTCGGCGGCGATGCTGACGGTGCAGGACGACCTGCCGTCAGCGCGCATCAAGATCTCGAACCCGGGCGTCGGCCATGCCGGGCTTGGCGCGTTGCTCGTGGCCCTCGCGGAGCAGGCAGCTGCGGCGGCGGACCTCGATGCGCTCCTCGGGCTGGCTGAAGCGCTGGAGCCGCTGGCGGATGCGCTGGTCGTGCCTGAGAGCACCCGGTGGCTCGCGGAATCGGGGCGGCTGGCGCTGGTCGAGGAGAAACTTGGCGACCTCGACGAGGATATCCCGGTGCTGCGGGTCGGCACGCGGGTGACCGGGATTGCCCGCGGCGGGTGCCACGAAGAAGCGCTGGCCGAGGCGGTGCGCCGGGTGGGCCAGCGGTCCGGCGGGGTGCCGCTCCATGCCGTGGTGGCGCATGCGGCCGCGCCGGGCATCGCCGAGGAGGCGGCCGACCGGCTCCGGCGGGAGCACCGGGTGGAGCGGCTGATTGTGACGGAGCTTTCGATGGCGATTGGGGCGGTCGTCGGGCCTGGGGCGGTCGCCATTGGGGTTGCGCCGGCGGGCGCAGGAGGGGACTGAGATGCCTGACCGCGGACTGCGCGCTATTGATGGACTTGCACCGATGCCGTTCGAGGCAGGGCCACTGGAAATCGCCGGACGGTGGGTGCAGGTGACGTTCGAGGTCGACCGGGATGCGGCGATGCGGTGGATGCCGACGGACGTGACACGGCCGATCCCGTGTTACGGGCGGCTGCTCGCCGTGGAGGGCACGAGCGGGGGCCGGCCGCTGCGGTTCGCAGCGCTCGCGCTGGGCGGGAGGTTCCGGATGATGCCGCGGAATGTCCTGGTCGAGGCGGTAACCGCGGATGGGTCGGCGCTGCCGGCGCTGGCAGGGCCAGCCCGGGCCGGCGACGTGCGCATGGACGCTGAGAGCGGCGGGCTGGTGATCGCGGTGACGACAGCCGAGGGCGTCCTCGCCGAGGCGCGCCTCCCTGCGCCATACGCAATCGAGCCGGCGATGCTCCGGTGGGACGGCTGGGTCGTGTATGCGCCGAACAACGGAGGAACGGCCCTGGCCGAGGCGCTGGTGGAGGTGCGGGCCACGGCGGCACGTCTCTCGAAAGGGGCGACGTTCGCACCGGGGCCATCAGCCGACCGGTCGAGCCCGTGGCGGCAGCTCCGCTCGCTGCTGCCGATCTCGGCGTGCGCGGTGGAGGGTGTGCTTCGGGTCGGGCCGGCTGCGGTGCCCGCGCCGGTGCTGATCGGATAGGGCATGTGCGGCGCGCAGGGCAGGCGCCGGTGTGCTAGATTCCGCCCGCCAGGGCGGGCAGCCAGCAGGAGAAGGGAGCCCAGGAAATGAAGTTCGGCATCTTCTACGAGATTTCGGTGCCCCGGCCGTGGGGACCGACCACCGAATACGAGGTGTACCAGAACTGCCTCGAGCAGGTGAAGCTCGCGGATGAGCTGGGGTTCGACCAGGTGTGGGCCGTTGAGCACCACTTCCTGGAGGAGTATTCGCACTGCTCGGCGCCGGAGGTATTCCTGACGGCGTGCGCGATGGTCACGAAGAACATCCGTATCGGGCGGGGGATTGTCGTCTGTGTGCCCGAGTTCAATAACCCGATCAAGGCGGCAGAGGTTGCCGCGACGATGGACATCGTTTCTGGCGGGCGGCTGGAGTTCGGGACAGGCCGCTCGGCGACGTGGACGGAGCTGGGCGGGATGGGCGCCGACCCCGACGAGACGAAGAAGACCTGGGACGAGTGGGTGCGGATCATCCCGAAGATGTGGACCGAGGAGCGGTTCGGCTACCAGGGCCGGGCGTTCAGCATGCCGCAGCGGGCGGTGCTGCCGAAGCCGCTGCAGAAGCCGCATCCGCCGATGTGGGTGGCCGTGACGAGCCCCGGCACCGAGCTCGATGCCGCCGACCGCGGGATGGGGAGCCTCGGGCTGACGTTCGGGGGCTTCGCCGAGCAGGAGAAGAAGATTGCCGAGTACCGGAGGCGCATCAAGTACTGCGACCCGGTGGGTTCGTTTGTGAACGAGCAGGTGAACACAGTGAATTTCCTGTTCTGTCACGAGGACAACGAGTACGGGGCGAAGACGGGGCAGCGGCTGGCCGGGACGTTCAACTACCTGGCCGAGCAGCTGCTGGCGGCGCGACAGGCCTACCCGACCCGCTCGTACCCGAACCTCGGGCTGCTGCCCGCGCTCCGGCGGGAGGCCACGAGCGCGCCGGAGGGGCAGATTCCCGAGGGACTCTGCATCGGCAACCCGGACCGAATCATCGAGGTCATCAAGAAGTGGGAGTCGGTGGGCGTCGACCGCATCAACTTCCTGCTCAACGCGATTGAGACGGTGCCGCAGGAGGAGGTGCTGGCCAGCCTGCGGCTGTTCGCGAAGGAGGTCATGCCGAAGTTTGCTGAGAAGCCGGCTGCTTCTCCGGCGGCCGTCGGGGGAGGGAACTGATGCCGCTTGTTGGAACCCGGCCGACAACCGACTTCGAGCATGGGCCGCTGCTCAGCCAACCCGGCGGGGAGCCGTGGGTCCTGCCAAGGGCGATGATTCTGCAGGTGATGTACGAGATTGAGCAGGGGGCGATGACGAGCCTCCTCCCGCCGGCGCTGCACCCGACCATCCCGCCGACGCTGGTCGTTACGGTGATGCGGGCGCCGGAGAGCCCGGTCGGCCCGTTTACCCTCGCCGAAGCCAAGGTGGGATGCCGGTCGGGCGCGCGGCCGCGGGCGCTCTCCGTGCGCGCTTACTGCGACTCGCCGGCGGCCTGCGAGGCGCTGGCCGCGCGCTGGGGCTACCCGGTCCACCCTGCCGAAGTGGTGCTGGCGAAGCGGTACGACCGGTCGTGGGGAACGGTGCGCATCGGGGAGCGGACGGTGCTGGAGGCACACCTCGTTGATCCCGAGGCGATCAGCGGGAGCGACATCCAGTACCTGGCCACGCTCAACACGGCGCGGGTCGAACGGGGCGGCCAGGCGGTGCCGCGGCTCATCCAGGTGGACCCGGAGTACCAGTTCCACAGCGCGGACCGTGGGATGCCGGAGCTGCTGGCCTTCGACGCCGAGGCGTTCGCACTGCCGGGCGCGGAGCCGTACTGGCCGGTGAGCGCGTCGCTCGCGGTGGCCGATGTGGCGATGCCGGAACTGCGATACCTGGTCGACCCGGCGAAGCCGCCGCTGGCGGCGGTCGAGCGGTTCTAGCCGCGGCGCATCAGTCGAAGGCGGGTGCGGGCCCGAGTTGCGCTTCAAGCTCGGCCGGAGTGCGCGCCGGGGCAAGGCAGGCCATGTTTTCGCAGACGTAGGCGAGGGGCTGCCCGGTCGGCTCGCGGCCTTCGAACAGCGGCAGCCCGAGGGCGTCGGAGGTCGGGGCGATGACCGTGAACGGGAGGTAGCGGGCAGCGACGACCTCCTCGAAGGGCGTGCGGGCTGCCGGCTCGCCGACGATGACGACTTCGCGGTGCGGCGCCAGGGCGAACTCAATGGCGTGGAGGATGGTGCCAAAACCGGGGACCGCCCGGAGGAGATGGTCGGCGACGGCGGCGGCGACGTCCTCGACGACGCGCTCCCATTCGGCCGGGCCGAAGTAGCGGCCGAGCCAGAGCCCAAGGAGGGCTGCGGCGCCGTTGCCAGAGGGCGTCGCAGCATCGAAGAAGCTGCGCTGGCGGACGATGAGCTGCTCGGCGTCGCTGGCGGTGTCAAAGAATGTGCCCGTCTCCGCGTCGCGGAAGCGGGCGAGGGCCGCCTCCCAGAGCTCGCGTGACCAGTCGAGCCAGCGCAGCTCGCCGGTCGTTTTGAACAGCTCGACGAGGCCGAGGCCGAGGTAGACGTAGTCTTCGAGGAGGCCGGGGACGCGGGCTTCGCCGGCTTTCCAGGTGTGATAGAGGACGCCGTCGCGCCAGGCGTTGCGGTGAAGGAACTCAGCGAGGCGGGTGGCGGCGATACCGTATGCGGGTTCGCCGAGTACGCGCGCTGCCTCTGCGAACGCGGCGAGCGCGAGGCCGTTCCAGTTCGTGAGCACCTTGTCGTCGAGGCCCGGCGGCACCCGCTCCTGGCGCGCGTAGAAGAGGCGCTCCTGGATGGTTTCGATACGGTCGAGGATCTCGTCCTGGCTGAGACCGAAGCGCCGCTCGAGGTCTTCGATGTCAGGGCGGGCGGTGAGGACGTTTCGGCCCGTCAGCTCGGGGTGGTGCGGGTCGAAGAAGTTGCCCTCGGGGGTGACGCCGTACCAGGCGATAGCGAGCGGTGCGTCGTCGCCGAGCACCTGTTCCAGTTCGGCGACGGTCCAGAGGTAGTACTTGCCCTCGATACCTTCGCTGTCGGCATCGAGCGCGGCGTAGAAGCCACCTTCAGGGTCCTGCATCTCGTGGAGGAGGAACTCCAGTGTCTCGTGGACGACGCGGGCGAAACCGCCATCGCCGGTGAGCTGGTAGCCGTGGAGGTAGACGCGCGCCAGCTGGGCGTTGTCGTAGAGCATCTTCTCGAAGTGCGGCACCACCCAGCGGTCGTCAACGCTGTAACGGGCGAAGCCGCCGCTGACCTGGTCGTACATGCCGCCGGTGGCCATGGCGCGGAGGGTGTGGAGGGCCATGGCGCCGGCGGCCCGGCCCTGTTCGGTCTCGGGGTGGGCGACGGCGTACGCAAGGAGGAATTCGAGGTTGGAGGGGGAGGGGAACTTCGGGGCCGAGCCGAAGCCGCCCCAGGTGGTGTCGAAGCTTTCGGCGAAGGCTTCGACGGCGCGGGCTGTGGTCGACGGGGCGATGCCGTCGCCGGGCCCGGCCCTGCGGGCGGCTGCAGCGCGGAGGTGCTCGGTCAGGCCGGCTGCGGATTCGAGGATGCGCTGGCGGTCGGTCTGCCACTTTTCGGCGAGGAACTGGAGGACGCGGGGAAACCCGGGCCGGCCGTGGGCATCCTCGGGCGGGAAGTAGGTGCCGGCGTAGAAGGGCTGGCCATCGGGTGTAAGGAAGACGGTCATGGGCCAGCCGCCCTGGCCGGAGATGGCCTGGACCGCAGCCATGTAGACCGCATCGATGTCGGGACGCTCTTCCCGGTCGACCTTGATGTTGACGAAGTAGCGGTTCATCAGCTCCGCGATGGCGGGGTTCTCGAACGACTCGTGCGCCATCACGTGGCACCAGTGGCAGGAGCTGTACCCGACGGAGAGCAGGATCGGCTTGTCTTCGGCGCGGGCGCGTTCGAACGCCTCGCTGCCCCACGGGTACCAATCGACGGGGTTGTCGGCGTGCTGACGGAGGTAGGGGCTGCTTTCGTTGGCGAGGCGATTCGGCATAGCTCCACGGTACAGGATTGGGGCGCGGCGCGCTGTCGACAGGGGAACGCCGGCGGGGCAGAATGCCGCGCATGGCTGAACTGGTGTTCCGGGAGGCGACGGTCATCGACGGAAGCGGCGCGCCGGGCTTTGTTGCCGACGTGGCTGTGGAGGGCGACCGGATTGCCGCGGTGGGAGGTGCTCCGCCCGGGGCCCGCGAGGTCGACGCGCGGGGTCTGGTGCTCTGCCCGGGGTTCATCGACACGCACTCGCACGACGACGGGGCATTTCTCCGCCACCCGGATATGGCGTTCAAGGTGGCGCAGGGCGTGACCACCGACGTCAGCGGTAACTGCGGCTTCAGTACCGTGCCGAACGAGCCGGGCCGGGAGTACATGCCGGGCGACATCTCGGGGCCGGGGTCGAGCTGGACGGACCTCGAAAGCTACTTCGCCGCATGCATGGCGAAGCGGCCGGCGATCAACAACCTGATGCTGGTCGGGCACAACCGGGTGCGGGCCCATGTCATGGGGTTGGAGCGGCGGGCGCCTACCGCTGACGAGCTGGCCAAGATGCGGGGTCACGTCGCGCGGGCGATGGAGCAGGGAGCAGCCGGCCTTTCCACCGGGCTGATTTACGAACCGGGGAGATATGCAGCAACGGAGGAGATCGTTGCGCTCGCCGCGGAGGCAGCGCCGTACGGCGGCCTCTACGTGACGCATATGCGGAACGAGGGCGACCGGCTGCTCGAGGCAGTCGACGAGGCGATTGCTATCGCGCGGGAGGCCGGGGTCGGGCTGCACATTTCCCATCACAAGGCAGCGGGGCGGCGAAACTGGGGCCGGGTGGCCGCGTCGCTGGCGAAGGCTGATGCGGCCCACGCGTCGGGGACGAGCGTGACGCTGGACGTCTACCCGTACACGGCAGGAAGCGGGCCGATGTGGCAGTACGTGAACCTGTCGGCTATCGACCGGGAGTGGGCAGAGGGCGTGATGATTGCGACCTGCCCCGACTACCCGGAGTTCGAGGGGCGGATGGTGCCGGAGATCGCGGCCGGGCGCGGGTGGACGGTCGAAGAAGCGGTGCGGGAAATTCTCACGAGCCCGCGGGGCCGGGAAGTCATCTGCATCCACTTCATCATCGATGAGGCGGACATCGAGACGAACCTCCGCCACCCGCGGGTGTTCATCGGCTCGGACGGCATCCCGGTGCTGAAGGGGAACCCGCACCCCCGGCTGTTCGGGACGATGCCCCGGGTGCTCGCCAGGTATGTCCGGGAACGGGGTGTGGTGCCGCTCGAGGAGGCGGTCCGGAAGATGACCTCGGCGCCGTGCGAGCGGTTCGGCATCGCCGGGCGAGGCCGGGTTGCCGAGGGGTGGTTCGCCGACCTTGTGCTCTTCGACGCGGCCACCATCGAAGACCGGGCTACCTATGCGGCGCCAAAACAGGAGCCTCAAGGGATTCGCATGGTGGTGGTGAACGGGCAGGTGGCGTACGAGGATGGCGTGCACACCGGCGCGGGTGCGGGGCGGATGCTGCGCTACCGGCGGGAAGCCTGACGGCGGCAGGCCGGTAAGGCCGGCGTTCCGTATAGTCGCGGGCACGACTTCGTTGTTGAGGAGCAGAGACATATGCAGAAGCCAGCGGTAGCGCTTGCCGCGGCGGTCGGCCGCCGCAAATGGACCGTCGAGACCGCAAAGCAGCTCGAAGCTGCCGGGTTCGCGGGGATTTACTGCGCCAGCTTTGGAGACGGGATGGGGCTGTGCCTCTCGATCGCCCACGCCACGTCGACGATCAAATTCGGAACTTCAATTATCCCGATCTACTACCGCGTGCCGTTCGACCTTGCGCAGTCGGCAGCGTACATCCACGAAATCGGCGACGGTCGGTTCTATCTCGGCATCGGGGTGAGCCACGAGCCGGCCAACCAGCGCATCGGCGTGAAGACCGGGAAGCCGCTGAGCGATATGCGCCGGTACGTGGAGGCGATGCGGGCCGCTGCGCCGCAGGTAGGGCCGCTCCCGCCGATTGTGCTGGCGACGCTGCGGAAGAAGATGGTTGAGCTCGCGGTGGAGATCGCGGAGGGCGCGGTGTGGGCGAACGCTGCCCGTTCGCATATGCCGGAGTCGCTCTCCCACATCCCGCAGGAGAAGCGAGAGGGCGACTTCTTCATCGGCGACATGATCCCGATGTGCATCGACGACGAGGACCCGGCAGCGGCGGCGAACGTGATGAGGCGGGTTCTGACAGGCTATGTGATGCTCCCGAACTACCGGAACTACTGGAAGGAAGCGGGCTACGTTGAGGAGATGGAGGCGATAGAGGCAGCGCTGGCGCGCGGCGACCGGGAAGCGCTGCCCGGCCTTATGAGCGACCGCTGGCTTGCAGACTGCACGCTGTTCGGCACACGGAAGCAGGTGTTCGAGGGGCTGGAGCAGTGGTACGCAGCCGGGGTGAAGACGCCGATTGTCGTCCCTTCGTCGACGAAGGGCGGGCAGGTGAAGGCGTTCGAGGAACTGTTCGCTGCCTTCGCCTGAGCCTGCGGCCGCGGCCGTCCCTAGAATGGACGGTGTGTACGAGCGCGAGCTGGAGGCAGCCCGGGAGGCAGCGCTGGAGGCAGGGGCAGTCATCGAACGGCTGCGCCGGTCGGGGGTCCGGTACGGCCGGAAGGCGGGCCGCGAACTCGTCTCCGAGGCAGACCTCGAGGCGGCGGCGCTGCTCGAGCGGCGGCTGCTCGGCGCGTTCCCGGGCGACGGATGGCTGAGCGAGGAGCACCGGGATTCGCCAGCCCGGCTCCGGGCCGCGCGAACGTGGGTCGTGGACCCGATCGACGGCACGCGGGAGTTCCTGCAGGGCATTCCGGAGTTTGCGGTGTCCATCGCGCTGGTCGTCGGCAGCGAGCCAGTGCTGGGCGTGGTGCACAACCCGGCCACGGGTGAGCTGTTCGCGGCGGCCTGCTGCGGAGCGGAAGAGCGCCCGCCGACGGAGCCGACCGGGCAGCCGTTCGAGGCGCTCGTTGGCCGGGGCGAGCACGCGTGGGACGACCTGCCGCCGCTCCCGGAGGGAACGCTTGTGCGCCCCGTGGGGAGCGTGGCCTACCGCCTGGCGCTGCTCGCCCGGGGAGAGGGGAATGCAACGCTCACGGGATTCGGGCGGGCGGAATGGGATGTCGCGGCGGGCGTTGCGCTGTGCCGGGCGGCGGGGCTGCGCGTCACCGGGGTCCTCGGCGACCCGCTGACGTTCAATCAGCCGCGGCCGGTCGTGCGCGGGCTCCTGGCTGCCGAGCCGGGGCTGCACGCGCGGCTGACCCGCTTCTTCGCGCAGTTCGTGCGAGAGTAAGGCGTTGCGAGGGAGGCAGACATGGGCATCGGCATCGGCTTCGGAGTGGCCGGGTTCCCGTTTTCGTCGGTGGGGGCATATCACGCGTGGATTGACCTTCTGGAGGAGCAGGGCGCGGACTCGGTGTGGTTCAGCGAGCGGCTGGTCTCGCACACCCCGACACTTGAGCCGATGGCCGCCATCGGGATGGCGCTCGGCAGAACGAAGCGGCTGAAAGCGGGGATGAACGCCGTCATCGTTCCGTTCCGCGACCCACTGGTGCTGGCGAAAGAGTGCGCCACGCTGGACTTCCTCAGCGGGGGGCGGTTGCTGCCGGTCTTCGGGGCGGGCGACGAGCGGGCGCCGGAGTGGCGCGCCACGGGGCGGGACCCCCGCGGCCGGGGCGAACAGGCCGACGAGGCGCTCGAGCTGATGGCGCGGCTGTGGAGCGAGGAACGGGTGACCTTCGAAGGGAAGCACTACCGGTACGTTGACGCCGCCATCAGTCCGCGGCCGGTGCAGCAGCCGTTACCGCTGTGGATTGGCGGCAGCTCGGAAGCGGCGATCCGGCGGACGGCGCGGATCGGCACCGGCTGGCTGGCAGGGCTGCAGACCCCGGCACAGGTTGCCCCTATCGTCCGGGCGATCCGGGAGAAGGCCGCTGAGTACGGCCGGGCGATTGATGAGGACCACTACGGCGCCGGCTTTTCCTACCGGTTCGGTTCGCCGGATGACCCGCCGGTGCAGCGGCAGCTTGCGGGGCTGGCGCGCCTGCCGGGCGTCGTGGACCCGGCGGGGCTGGTAGCCGTTGGGTCGGCCGACGACATCGCGCGGCGAGTCGAGGAGTTCATCGCAGCCGGCATTTCGAAGTTTGTGGTGCGGCCGATTGCGTCGGATGACGCCGACCTGATGGCTCAGACGACGCGGATGCTCGAAGAGGTGGTGCCGCGGTTCGCTACGGCGCGGCCGGCCGCGGCAGGGCCGCGAGCCTGACCCAGAGGTCAGGCGGGCCGGGGGCATCGCGGACGAAGACCTGGCTGGCTGTGAACACGGCGACCGGGCCTTCGGCGTCGGCGATAACAACCGACCCGGGACGCTCCCACGCGGGAACCTTCTCGTTGATGAGCAGGTCAGAGAGTTTGCGTCGGAGCCCGCGCCAGGTGAGTGTGTCGCCGGGAGCCAGGGTGCGTGCACGGAGCGCGCCGCGCAGCACCCCGGTGGAGAGCGGCGCGACCGCGGCGGCGGGGTCTGCGACGGGGGGCGACGTCAGGACATCGACACGCCAGGGGCCGACGCGGCGGCTCCCCGGGACGTCGAGAATGACCGGCGCGATCGGTTCAACCGGTTCGAGGCGGGGACCGATGCGCACGCGGCCGGCTGAAACCTCCACGACCGTGTCGCCGAAGGCAACCTGGCCGGAGCCGCGCCGGAGGACATCGCGGAGATTGCGGACGCGAGTGCGGTTGACCTCGGGCTCGAGGTGGAAGAAGGCGGCCTCGCGCTCGATGACGAGGAGGAGGGATTCGGCGGGGAGGTCGGCCAGCGCGGCGAGGTCATAGATAGCCCCGACGGGCGCCCGCGCGGCGGCGCGGGCCTCGAACGAGCGCCTTTCGAGCAGCTCGAAGGCTTCCCGGGCGCTCTCGGCAAGGCCGAGGAGGGCGTCGGCGATGGACGGGTTGAACCGGGCTGCCGCCGGGAGGAGTTCTGTGCGGATGCGGTTCCGGGTGTGGGCAGGGTCGCGGTTCGATTCGTCGAGGCGCGGTTCGAGGCCGAGTTCACGGCAGACTGCAGCGGTGTCTTCACGACGGAGGCAGAGCAGGGGACGGAGGAGCATGCGGCCAGGGGCGCCCGGGATGGGGGCAGCGGGGAGCATGCCGCGGATGCCGCGGACGCCGCTCCCGCGAAGCAGGTGGAGGAGGACGGTTTCGGCCTGGTCATCAGCGGTGTGGCCGGTAACGACAGCGTCGCACCCTTCTTTTTCGGCGGCGAAGGCGAGGAACTGGTAG from Tepidiforma thermophila encodes the following:
- a CDS encoding LLM class flavin-dependent oxidoreductase codes for the protein MKFGIFYEHSVLKPWDDRSEYRVLQQAVEQVVLADQLGFDQVWEVEHHFLEEYSHSSAPEVFLSYCAAKTTNIRFGHGIALMLPPINHPARVAERAATLDLLSGGRLEFGTGRSATWTELAAFGCEPDLTKEMWDECTRAVVKMWTTDNFSWNGRHFKMPQRNVIPKPLQKPHPPLWVAVQSPETAVQAGERGMGMLGVTLGAPLDYQQMVRDYRRAVRTCEPIGETVNEQVNGVAFMYCDEDDARAKAIGGMAALQFGVRAAHLVGVGGIYPSPAYHAHASAAPLRNRPGDVVGPVREGTPIGDPKACIEALKWWEEVGVDRMVFLINTGETIPQEQVLNSLRLFAREVMPEFTRRERAEAQKAAEAAAREAALRAAAGVPPSGGPGS
- a CDS encoding DegV family protein, with the protein product MARVQLVTDSAACLGDEAAAELGIAVARGSFAFQDERHVDDERAWREAYEHIRAGARLPRTFAPPEAAYLEVFRPAAAAGASILCLVTPFDVSPSFTTASAAMLTVQDDLPSARIKISNPGVGHAGLGALLVALAEQAAAAADLDALLGLAEALEPLADALVVPESTRWLAESGRLALVEEKLGDLDEDIPVLRVGTRVTGIARGGCHEEALAEAVRRVGQRSGGVPLHAVVAHAAAPGIAEEAADRLRREHRVERLIVTELSMAIGAVVGPGAVAIGVAPAGAGGD
- a CDS encoding LLM class flavin-dependent oxidoreductase codes for the protein MKFGIFYEISVPRPWGPTTEYEVYQNCLEQVKLADELGFDQVWAVEHHFLEEYSHCSAPEVFLTACAMVTKNIRIGRGIVVCVPEFNNPIKAAEVAATMDIVSGGRLEFGTGRSATWTELGGMGADPDETKKTWDEWVRIIPKMWTEERFGYQGRAFSMPQRAVLPKPLQKPHPPMWVAVTSPGTELDAADRGMGSLGLTFGGFAEQEKKIAEYRRRIKYCDPVGSFVNEQVNTVNFLFCHEDNEYGAKTGQRLAGTFNYLAEQLLAARQAYPTRSYPNLGLLPALRREATSAPEGQIPEGLCIGNPDRIIEVIKKWESVGVDRINFLLNAIETVPQEEVLASLRLFAKEVMPKFAEKPAASPAAVGGGN
- a CDS encoding acetoacetate decarboxylase family protein, yielding MPLVGTRPTTDFEHGPLLSQPGGEPWVLPRAMILQVMYEIEQGAMTSLLPPALHPTIPPTLVVTVMRAPESPVGPFTLAEAKVGCRSGARPRALSVRAYCDSPAACEALAARWGYPVHPAEVVLAKRYDRSWGTVRIGERTVLEAHLVDPEAISGSDIQYLATLNTARVERGGQAVPRLIQVDPEYQFHSADRGMPELLAFDAEAFALPGAEPYWPVSASLAVADVAMPELRYLVDPAKPPLAAVERF
- a CDS encoding thioredoxin domain-containing protein, with the protein product MPNRLANESSPYLRQHADNPVDWYPWGSEAFERARAEDKPILLSVGYSSCHWCHVMAHESFENPAIAELMNRYFVNIKVDREERPDIDAVYMAAVQAISGQGGWPMTVFLTPDGQPFYAGTYFPPEDAHGRPGFPRVLQFLAEKWQTDRQRILESAAGLTEHLRAAAARRAGPGDGIAPSTTARAVEAFAESFDTTWGGFGSAPKFPSPSNLEFLLAYAVAHPETEQGRAAGAMALHTLRAMATGGMYDQVSGGFARYSVDDRWVVPHFEKMLYDNAQLARVYLHGYQLTGDGGFARVVHETLEFLLHEMQDPEGGFYAALDADSEGIEGKYYLWTVAELEQVLGDDAPLAIAWYGVTPEGNFFDPHHPELTGRNVLTARPDIEDLERRFGLSQDEILDRIETIQERLFYARQERVPPGLDDKVLTNWNGLALAAFAEAARVLGEPAYGIAATRLAEFLHRNAWRDGVLYHTWKAGEARVPGLLEDYVYLGLGLVELFKTTGELRWLDWSRELWEAALARFRDAETGTFFDTASDAEQLIVRQRSFFDAATPSGNGAAALLGLWLGRYFGPAEWERVVEDVAAAVADHLLRAVPGFGTILHAIEFALAPHREVVIVGEPAARTPFEEVVAARYLPFTVIAPTSDALGLPLFEGREPTGQPLAYVCENMACLAPARTPAELEAQLGPAPAFD
- a CDS encoding N-acyl-D-amino-acid deacylase family protein gives rise to the protein MAELVFREATVIDGSGAPGFVADVAVEGDRIAAVGGAPPGAREVDARGLVLCPGFIDTHSHDDGAFLRHPDMAFKVAQGVTTDVSGNCGFSTVPNEPGREYMPGDISGPGSSWTDLESYFAACMAKRPAINNLMLVGHNRVRAHVMGLERRAPTADELAKMRGHVARAMEQGAAGLSTGLIYEPGRYAATEEIVALAAEAAPYGGLYVTHMRNEGDRLLEAVDEAIAIAREAGVGLHISHHKAAGRRNWGRVAASLAKADAAHASGTSVTLDVYPYTAGSGPMWQYVNLSAIDREWAEGVMIATCPDYPEFEGRMVPEIAAGRGWTVEEAVREILTSPRGREVICIHFIIDEADIETNLRHPRVFIGSDGIPVLKGNPHPRLFGTMPRVLARYVRERGVVPLEEAVRKMTSAPCERFGIAGRGRVAEGWFADLVLFDAATIEDRATYAAPKQEPQGIRMVVVNGQVAYEDGVHTGAGAGRMLRYRREA
- a CDS encoding LLM class flavin-dependent oxidoreductase yields the protein MQKPAVALAAAVGRRKWTVETAKQLEAAGFAGIYCASFGDGMGLCLSIAHATSTIKFGTSIIPIYYRVPFDLAQSAAYIHEIGDGRFYLGIGVSHEPANQRIGVKTGKPLSDMRRYVEAMRAAAPQVGPLPPIVLATLRKKMVELAVEIAEGAVWANAARSHMPESLSHIPQEKREGDFFIGDMIPMCIDDEDPAAAANVMRRVLTGYVMLPNYRNYWKEAGYVEEMEAIEAALARGDREALPGLMSDRWLADCTLFGTRKQVFEGLEQWYAAGVKTPIVVPSSTKGGQVKAFEELFAAFA
- a CDS encoding 3'(2'),5'-bisphosphate nucleotidase CysQ — protein: MYERELEAAREAALEAGAVIERLRRSGVRYGRKAGRELVSEADLEAAALLERRLLGAFPGDGWLSEEHRDSPARLRAARTWVVDPIDGTREFLQGIPEFAVSIALVVGSEPVLGVVHNPATGELFAAACCGAEERPPTEPTGQPFEALVGRGEHAWDDLPPLPEGTLVRPVGSVAYRLALLARGEGNATLTGFGRAEWDVAAGVALCRAAGLRVTGVLGDPLTFNQPRPVVRGLLAAEPGLHARLTRFFAQFVRE